The Roseibaca calidilacus genome has a window encoding:
- a CDS encoding CheR family methyltransferase, protein MTRSNCPPDEVSLEAISSWLERSCAIHYPESKRDLLLQRLGRVQHSLGFDSLCELAQALLRANTEAVQLAIVHAASTNHTYFFREMDTLSGFQQNVLPDLAKRPEIRLWSAACSTGDEVYTLAILIAETLGLEALKRTHILGTDISGPVIETAEAGRFSKRHLEQVPEDILRRYLRPVGQDQFEVIPELRAACTFRRMNLKKAPYPFKYPFQAVFCRNVLYYFAPADQLEIVNAIADVTERNGWLYTSVTESMRGMSPRWRALTNGTAQCVDGVA, encoded by the coding sequence ATGACAAGAAGCAACTGCCCACCGGACGAAGTAAGCTTGGAAGCCATTTCCAGTTGGCTGGAACGCAGCTGCGCCATTCATTACCCCGAATCCAAGCGCGATCTGTTGCTGCAACGGCTGGGCCGGGTGCAGCATAGTCTTGGCTTTGACAGCCTGTGCGAACTGGCCCAAGCGCTTTTGCGCGCCAATACAGAGGCCGTGCAACTGGCCATCGTGCACGCGGCATCGACCAACCATACCTATTTCTTTCGCGAAATGGACACGCTGTCAGGGTTCCAGCAGAATGTCTTGCCCGACTTGGCAAAGCGCCCGGAGATCCGCTTGTGGAGTGCGGCCTGCTCTACCGGCGATGAGGTCTACACATTGGCCATCTTGATTGCCGAAACGCTGGGGCTGGAAGCGTTGAAGCGCACGCATATCCTTGGCACCGATATCAGCGGCCCGGTGATCGAAACCGCCGAAGCCGGGCGCTTTAGCAAGCGCCACCTTGAACAAGTGCCCGAAGATATATTGCGCCGGTATTTGCGGCCCGTTGGACAGGACCAGTTCGAGGTCATCCCCGAACTGCGCGCCGCCTGCACCTTTCGGCGCATGAACCTGAAAAAGGCCCCCTACCCGTTCAAATACCCGTTTCAGGCCGTGTTCTGCCGCAACGTGCTGTATTACTTCGCGCCGGCTGACCAACTTGAGATCGTGAACGCGATTGCTGATGTCACCGAGCGCAATGGCTGGCTGTATACCAGCGTGACCGAAAGCATGCGGGGCATGTCGCCACGCTGGCGCGCATTGACCAATGGCACCGCGCAATGCGTGGACGGAGTGGCATGA
- a CDS encoding methyl-accepting chemotaxis protein, producing the protein MTAKKPTAPRKPRAKPSGSALGADPLDRIAVSDPSPRPKTELAEGINTVTNTASTAKNWDEMGTHDALNVLSNPIMIADPDMIIRFVNEAGYKMFEAIENDIRQDLPSFVPRKVVGRNIDDFHKNPAHQRRIMENIVEPHDGEFTVGGKRLAFKATPILDQSGKTYSIFVEWQDRTSAHQENKEITLLIDEIGKMATAHAGGTISHFVPAESFNDRLRVVAEGTNTMVRQHIETKKKILACVSEFARGNFDAPIENFSGERFFINDTIEDIRSAFRKVTAEIERFCVALDAGDLSIDLDRDGFDGDYRRIVDAMETALSGLNRTVSSASQQVAQVAITVEQISQSSQSLAANSQIASSSVDEVSSSTEQTSAQVRSNASSADNATRLVGNTVNVANDGNQKISEMVTAMEGIRASSQDIAKIIKVIDEIAFQTNLLALNAAVEAARAGQHGRGFAVVAQEVRNLAGRSAKAARETSELIEDASGRVQSGVRIAGEARESFNRIAADIEEVQTLVSGISVASEDQARGVTQINAAIGEVAKAALSTSQQADELASSTAEMQSVTEIMRRDFERFKLRPMASQQAGTTLDMKNMSPEMMAQLRAMFAAEMSSGAPKAKALSNGHANGKARGSVDQDERGFANF; encoded by the coding sequence ATGACAGCCAAAAAACCCACTGCGCCCCGCAAACCGCGCGCAAAACCGTCCGGCAGCGCCTTGGGCGCAGACCCTCTGGACCGCATCGCAGTTTCTGACCCAAGCCCCCGTCCAAAAACCGAACTAGCCGAAGGAATCAACACCGTGACCAATACAGCTTCGACAGCTAAAAATTGGGATGAAATGGGAACGCATGACGCCCTGAACGTCCTGTCCAACCCCATCATGATAGCAGACCCTGACATGATAATCCGCTTTGTGAATGAGGCGGGCTACAAGATGTTTGAAGCGATCGAAAACGATATCCGGCAAGACCTGCCGTCCTTCGTTCCCCGCAAGGTGGTCGGCCGCAACATTGATGATTTCCATAAAAACCCGGCCCATCAACGCCGGATCATGGAAAATATCGTTGAGCCACATGATGGTGAATTCACCGTCGGCGGCAAACGTCTGGCTTTCAAGGCCACACCGATTTTGGATCAATCCGGCAAGACGTATTCTATTTTCGTTGAATGGCAGGACCGCACTTCAGCACATCAGGAAAACAAAGAAATCACGTTACTGATTGATGAAATCGGCAAAATGGCCACTGCCCATGCCGGTGGTACCATCAGTCACTTCGTACCCGCAGAGAGCTTCAATGACCGTCTGCGGGTTGTTGCCGAAGGGACCAACACCATGGTCCGCCAGCATATTGAAACCAAGAAGAAAATCCTTGCCTGCGTTTCGGAATTCGCACGCGGCAATTTCGACGCCCCGATCGAAAATTTCTCGGGCGAGCGTTTCTTCATCAACGACACGATCGAAGATATTCGCAGCGCATTCCGGAAAGTGACCGCGGAAATCGAGCGTTTTTGCGTGGCATTGGATGCTGGCGATTTGTCGATTGACCTGGATCGCGATGGGTTCGACGGCGATTATCGCCGGATCGTCGACGCCATGGAAACCGCGCTTTCTGGTCTGAACCGCACGGTCTCAAGCGCAAGCCAGCAGGTCGCGCAGGTTGCGATCACCGTCGAACAAATTTCTCAATCCAGCCAGTCGCTGGCCGCCAATTCGCAGATCGCATCCTCTTCCGTGGATGAGGTGTCGTCCTCGACCGAGCAAACCAGCGCGCAAGTTCGCTCGAACGCAAGTTCGGCCGATAACGCGACCCGTCTGGTGGGCAATACGGTGAATGTGGCCAATGACGGCAACCAGAAGATCTCTGAGATGGTCACCGCGATGGAAGGCATCCGCGCATCGTCGCAGGATATTGCCAAGATCATCAAGGTGATTGACGAAATCGCGTTCCAGACCAACCTTCTGGCGCTGAATGCGGCGGTAGAGGCCGCGCGCGCGGGCCAGCATGGGCGTGGTTTTGCGGTTGTCGCCCAAGAGGTGCGCAACCTTGCAGGACGGTCCGCCAAAGCGGCGCGCGAAACCTCGGAACTGATCGAAGATGCCTCTGGCCGGGTGCAATCGGGTGTTCGCATTGCAGGCGAAGCACGCGAGTCCTTCAACCGGATTGCCGCCGATATCGAAGAAGTGCAAACCCTTGTTAGCGGTATCTCCGTGGCCAGCGAAGATCAGGCACGCGGCGTCACGCAGATCAATGCTGCAATCGGTGAGGTTGCCAAAGCCGCCTTGTCGACCAGTCAACAGGCCGATGAGCTGGCCTCGAGCACTGCTGAAATGCAGTCGGTGACAGAGATCATGCGCCGCGATTTCGAACGCTTCAAGCTGCGCCCAATGGCGAGCCAACAGGCCGGCACCACGCTGGACATGAAAAACATGTCGCCTGAAATGATGGCACAGCTTCGCGCCATGTTCGCGGCCGAGATGTCGTCCGGCGCGCCCAAGGCCAAGGCCCTGAGCAATGGACATGCAAACGGCAAAGCGCGCGGGTCTGTTGACCAAGACGAGCGCGGTTTTGCGAATTTCTGA
- a CDS encoding response regulator produces the protein MQHKVMIVDDAAMMRLYIASFVKSLPDFKVVAQAANGQEALDKLADGTEVDLILLDIEMPVMDGLEFLRHAKLKTQAKVCMLSSVVVSGSPHAAKARELGADGVVAKPSGTVSHDLQEKTGDELASTMRAVMAA, from the coding sequence ATGCAACACAAAGTCATGATCGTCGATGATGCCGCGATGATGCGGCTGTATATTGCCAGCTTTGTCAAAAGCTTACCTGATTTCAAGGTGGTCGCACAGGCCGCCAACGGTCAAGAGGCGCTCGACAAGTTGGCCGATGGGACCGAGGTAGACCTGATCCTGCTGGATATCGAAATGCCGGTTATGGATGGGCTGGAGTTCCTGCGCCATGCCAAGCTGAAAACGCAAGCAAAGGTCTGCATGTTGTCGTCGGTGGTTGTGTCCGGCTCGCCCCATGCGGCCAAGGCCCGAGAGTTGGGGGCCGATGGGGTCGTGGCCAAACCCTCTGGCACGGTTTCGCATGATTTGCAGGAAAAGACCGGCGACGAGCTTGCCTCCACCATGCGCGCCGTAATGGCAGCCTGA
- a CDS encoding chemotaxis protein CheA produces the protein MSQTKTDTASDTGLMRVPSERISRLMDLVAELSLSVAETVRSPDLDGLELSHFETAVHRLMMIVHEVQDTATEMRLVPVDDVFKRLRRMVREIERQTGKKIDLVIHGADTQIDKLVADRLYDPLLHVLRNSADHGLELPAERIAAGKPELGRITLSAAQVGSEVRIVVEDDGRGLNRTKILAKARERGFFGPDEEPEPAILWKVIFKDGFSTAENVSNLSGRGVGMDVLNTTMNQLRGRIVVDSTAGQGTRVALHIPVSLAFLDCIILRLSGLLFAVPIDVVAEIMQPEDGQLARISAQGGAEVCNWRGGTIPVCRLTEIFDGIAPGAQAERQVMMVFQTEQGPLAVPVDEILDRQQVVMKPLSGRLTSVRASFGCALLGNGDVALVLDCDRLRQGLDA, from the coding sequence ATGAGTCAGACGAAAACAGATACGGCTTCTGATACCGGGCTTATGCGCGTTCCGTCGGAACGTATCAGCCGGTTGATGGACCTTGTCGCCGAATTGTCGCTCTCGGTGGCGGAAACCGTGCGCTCGCCCGATCTGGACGGGCTGGAGCTGTCGCATTTCGAAACCGCTGTCCACCGGCTGATGATGATCGTGCATGAAGTGCAAGACACCGCGACCGAAATGCGGCTGGTCCCGGTGGACGACGTGTTCAAACGTCTGCGCCGCATGGTGCGCGAAATCGAACGCCAGACCGGCAAGAAGATTGATCTTGTCATCCATGGCGCGGACACGCAGATCGACAAGCTGGTCGCGGACCGCCTATATGACCCGCTGTTGCACGTGCTGCGCAATTCCGCAGATCACGGGCTGGAACTGCCAGCAGAGCGTATTGCCGCCGGCAAGCCAGAGCTTGGGCGCATCACCCTGAGCGCTGCGCAGGTCGGCAGCGAAGTGCGCATTGTTGTCGAGGATGACGGGCGCGGCCTGAACCGGACCAAGATTCTGGCCAAGGCGCGCGAACGCGGCTTTTTCGGCCCCGACGAAGAACCCGAACCCGCCATTTTGTGGAAGGTGATTTTCAAGGACGGGTTTTCCACCGCTGAGAATGTCTCGAACCTGTCGGGGCGCGGCGTCGGCATGGATGTTCTGAATACCACAATGAACCAACTTCGCGGGCGTATCGTGGTGGACAGCACCGCAGGCCAAGGCACCCGCGTGGCGCTGCATATCCCGGTATCGCTTGCCTTTCTGGATTGCATTATCCTGCGCCTGTCGGGCTTGCTATTTGCCGTGCCGATCGACGTGGTCGCGGAAATCATGCAGCCCGAAGACGGGCAATTGGCGCGCATCTCGGCCCAAGGCGGTGCAGAGGTCTGCAACTGGCGCGGCGGAACCATCCCCGTGTGCCGCCTGACAGAGATCTTCGACGGCATCGCGCCCGGCGCGCAAGCAGAGCGCCAAGTGATGATGGTGTTCCAGACAGAGCAAGGCCCCTTGGCCGTGCCGGTGGACGAGATTCTTGACCGCCAGCAAGTGGTGATGAAGCCGCTCTCTGGCCGATTGACAAGCGTCCGGGCCAGCTTTGGCTGCGCGCTTCTTGGCAATGGCGATGTGGCGCTGGTGCTGGATTGCGACCGCCTTCGGCAAGGACTGGACGCATGA
- a CDS encoding protein-glutamate methylesterase/protein-glutamine glutaminase, with translation MAQSHDPGRPVRVLIVDDSAMIRKALEIGMSSDPGIVVIGAAHDGERGLEMARALAPDVITLDIEMPRLDGVSFMRRLMPERAIPTVVISAVTSEGAEVTLRALEAGAVDIIAKPSLGTGTALPRIMADICRRVRNAANARPFLSRPLVQTRLTARRSSHARDHVIVIGASTGGVQALAQLLPLMPSDAPGIAIVQHMPEGFTHSFAKRLNTTCAIEVREAKDGDEMRPGLALIAPGGSRHMVLIGHKPKLRVSLQEGPPVSFSTPSVDMLFDSAASCLGPSCSAALLTGMGKDGANGLLNIRNAGGRTIAQDEISSVVWGMPRQAVMIGAAQFILPLNSIAAALLEPPATALAQTAHKEGQSI, from the coding sequence ATGGCGCAGTCACATGACCCCGGCAGACCTGTCCGCGTCTTGATCGTCGATGATTCAGCGATGATCCGCAAAGCGCTGGAAATAGGCATGTCCAGCGATCCGGGCATCGTGGTGATCGGGGCCGCGCATGATGGCGAGAGGGGGCTGGAAATGGCCCGCGCCCTGGCCCCGGACGTGATTACGCTGGACATAGAAATGCCCCGGCTGGACGGGGTCAGCTTCATGCGCCGCCTGATGCCAGAGCGCGCGATCCCCACGGTTGTCATCTCTGCTGTCACCAGCGAAGGGGCCGAAGTGACCCTGCGCGCCTTGGAAGCGGGCGCGGTCGATATTATTGCCAAACCCTCGCTTGGCACCGGCACCGCGCTGCCCCGGATCATGGCCGATATCTGCCGCCGCGTGCGCAATGCTGCAAATGCCCGACCGTTTCTTAGCCGCCCCTTGGTGCAGACGCGGCTGACGGCGCGGCGCAGTTCCCATGCCCGTGATCATGTCATTGTCATCGGCGCATCGACCGGCGGTGTGCAGGCGCTGGCGCAGTTGCTGCCGCTCATGCCGTCTGACGCACCCGGCATTGCCATCGTGCAGCATATGCCAGAGGGCTTTACCCACTCTTTTGCAAAGCGGCTGAATACCACCTGCGCCATCGAGGTCCGCGAGGCAAAGGACGGCGACGAAATGCGCCCCGGCCTTGCGCTGATCGCCCCGGGCGGCAGCCGTCATATGGTGCTGATAGGTCACAAGCCCAAGCTGCGGGTCTCGCTGCAAGAAGGCCCGCCTGTCAGCTTCTCTACGCCATCGGTCGATATGCTGTTCGACAGCGCGGCAAGTTGTCTTGGCCCTAGCTGCTCTGCGGCGCTGCTGACGGGCATGGGCAAGGACGGGGCCAATGGCTTGTTGAACATTCGCAACGCGGGCGGGCGCACCATTGCCCAAGATGAGATCAGTTCGGTCGTCTGGGGGATGCCCCGGCAGGCGGTCATGATCGGTGCAGCCCAATTTATCCTGCCACTGAATTCTATCGCGGCGGCCCTACTGGAACCACCCGCCACCGCGCTGGCCCAAACCGCCCACAAGGAAGGACAGAGCATATGA
- a CDS encoding ParA family protein: MRVVVQNQKGGVGKTTTVRNLASALLAQGLAKSVVLADLDPQAHLSTMVPIQGTGNTAADWLVGQPVQPAAVEDEIGLSLLPSAEEMPLPVSDLAVPHGDWMIVDTAPGWSDLTVAMCRWADLVLCPLEPDFLGLSGVARLHERFTQHKIAHDKLRFLLCRFSGRLNLHRDVHSRLSARFGAPQLLDVTISNSIRISESAGFGRSVLDHAPDSPCAAEYSALARALAQSPPDNRERSVA; the protein is encoded by the coding sequence ATGCGGGTCGTTGTCCAGAACCAGAAAGGCGGCGTGGGCAAGACCACCACGGTCAGGAACTTGGCCAGCGCTTTGCTTGCGCAGGGTTTGGCCAAATCTGTCGTGCTGGCCGATCTGGACCCGCAGGCGCATTTGTCGACCATGGTTCCGATACAGGGCACAGGCAACACCGCCGCCGACTGGTTGGTCGGTCAGCCGGTGCAGCCCGCCGCCGTTGAAGACGAAATCGGGCTTTCGCTGCTGCCATCGGCCGAAGAAATGCCCCTGCCAGTGTCTGACCTTGCCGTGCCCCATGGCGACTGGATGATCGTGGACACGGCGCCGGGCTGGTCGGACCTGACCGTTGCCATGTGCCGCTGGGCCGATCTGGTTCTTTGCCCGCTGGAACCCGATTTCCTGGGCCTGTCAGGTGTTGCCCGCCTGCATGAACGCTTTACCCAGCATAAGATCGCCCATGACAAACTGCGCTTCCTGTTGTGCCGTTTCTCGGGTCGGTTGAACCTGCACCGGGATGTTCACAGCCGGTTGTCAGCCCGCTTCGGCGCGCCGCAATTACTGGATGTAACGATCAGCAATTCTATCCGGATTTCGGAATCGGCAGGCTTTGGGCGCTCTGTCCTCGATCACGCCCCCGACAGCCCCTGCGCGGCCGAATACAGCGCCCTTGCCCGCGCATTGGCGCAATCCCCGCCCGATAACCGCGAAAGGAGCGTCGCATGA
- a CDS encoding flagellar hook-basal body complex protein FliE, which translates to MTVGPVGSSPALPPVQTVQPARASESTQSFGARLESALSEVNAASARAAESARAYQMGTQNDLAAVMVEQQVSSLGFQLTLNVRNKALGAYRDIMNMPL; encoded by the coding sequence ATGACGGTCGGTCCGGTTGGCTCCAGCCCCGCGCTGCCACCTGTGCAAACGGTGCAGCCTGCGCGCGCGTCAGAAAGCACGCAGAGCTTTGGCGCGCGGTTGGAATCTGCCCTGTCAGAGGTCAACGCCGCCTCTGCCCGCGCGGCAGAATCCGCCCGCGCCTATCAGATGGGCACGCAAAACGATCTGGCCGCCGTGATGGTCGAACAGCAAGTGTCATCGCTTGGCTTTCAACTCACACTCAACGTGCGCAACAAGGCCCTTGGGGCATATCGCGACATCATGAACATGCCGCTTTAA
- a CDS encoding chemotaxis protein CheW, giving the protein MTTPYPDTHRDAALLGGALEADTIANMYLTFDIGSEEYGVAIADVIEIVGIQRIMPIPDLPVYLKGVINLRGKVIPLMDIRLRFRMDERAYDDRTVIIVMEVDDAPIGLIVDGVREVREIPDSQIDSNAQFAKSSTKQVIAGLGRIDDSVVVLLNPTVLVSDDDIRLMQEKADA; this is encoded by the coding sequence ATGACTACCCCCTACCCAGACACCCATCGCGATGCCGCGCTGCTCGGTGGCGCCTTGGAAGCCGATACCATCGCCAACATGTACCTGACCTTTGACATCGGGTCGGAAGAATACGGCGTGGCCATTGCCGATGTGATCGAGATTGTCGGCATTCAGCGGATCATGCCCATCCCCGACCTGCCGGTTTACTTGAAAGGCGTGATCAACCTGCGCGGGAAGGTCATTCCGCTTATGGATATCCGCCTGCGCTTCCGGATGGACGAACGCGCCTATGACGACCGCACGGTCATCATCGTCATGGAGGTGGATGATGCCCCCATCGGCCTGATCGTGGATGGCGTGCGGGAAGTGCGCGAGATCCCTGACAGCCAAATTGACAGCAACGCGCAATTTGCAAAATCCAGCACCAAACAGGTGATCGCTGGGCTGGGGCGCATTGATGACAGCGTTGTCGTGCTGCTGAACCCGACCGTTCTGGTGTCCGATGACGACATCCGCTTGATGCAGGAAAAGGCAGACGCGTGA
- a CDS encoding sigma-54 interaction domain-containing protein: MTTLHFLDPQTGLLDRLADLMIRRRVCVTRGDIELANGAAALIGLVTAESDVRSLVQAARAAKMRNLVAISLGAESLRVETEHGGSLLRLHLPASEQDIAARHAEPLLTYVAEMIAHPIRPMVACDPATGGLIDLANRVAQTDVTVLINGPTGSGKEVLARAIHDASPRAGKPFVALNCAAIPDNMLEAMLFGHVKGSFTGAVAAGQGLIRAADGGTLLLDEITEMPLALQAKLLRVLQERKVTPLGSSGEIAVDLRILSTTNRGMRTEVAAGRFREDLYYRLNVFPLQTLALQDRPEDIAPLAIAFLRRHWQLGAVPLPTPTAMDMLRFHTWPGNVRELENVMQRALVLCDGRRITTDDIMLDSAEMPAPKADPAPTRLARRLAAAV; encoded by the coding sequence ATGACAACGCTGCATTTCCTAGACCCGCAAACCGGTTTGCTGGACCGCTTGGCAGACCTGATGATACGCCGCCGCGTGTGCGTGACCCGCGGCGATATTGAACTGGCAAATGGTGCTGCGGCGCTGATCGGGCTGGTGACTGCTGAAAGCGACGTTCGAAGCCTTGTTCAGGCGGCGCGCGCGGCAAAGATGCGCAATCTTGTCGCCATATCGCTGGGCGCCGAAAGCCTGCGGGTTGAAACCGAACATGGCGGCAGCCTGCTGCGCCTGCATCTGCCTGCGAGCGAACAAGACATTGCCGCGCGTCATGCCGAACCCTTGCTGACCTATGTTGCCGAAATGATCGCCCACCCCATACGCCCCATGGTCGCCTGCGACCCGGCAACAGGTGGCCTGATAGACCTTGCCAACCGCGTGGCCCAAACGGATGTCACCGTGCTTATCAACGGGCCAACCGGCAGCGGCAAAGAGGTTCTGGCCCGCGCCATTCACGATGCCAGCCCTCGCGCGGGAAAGCCATTCGTGGCGCTGAACTGCGCGGCGATTCCGGACAACATGCTGGAAGCCATGCTGTTTGGCCATGTGAAAGGGTCTTTCACCGGGGCGGTTGCCGCTGGCCAAGGTCTGATCCGTGCCGCCGATGGGGGCACGTTGCTGCTGGATGAGATTACGGAAATGCCGCTGGCGCTTCAGGCCAAGCTGTTGCGTGTGTTGCAAGAACGCAAGGTCACGCCGCTTGGGTCTTCGGGCGAAATCGCGGTCGATCTGCGCATTCTGTCCACCACCAACCGTGGCATGCGCACAGAGGTCGCCGCCGGGCGCTTCCGCGAGGATCTGTATTACCGGCTGAACGTGTTCCCGCTTCAAACACTTGCCTTGCAGGACCGTCCCGAAGACATCGCACCGCTGGCCATCGCGTTCCTGCGCCGTCATTGGCAGCTTGGCGCGGTGCCGCTGCCAACACCCACCGCGATGGACATGCTGCGCTTTCACACATGGCCCGGCAATGTGCGCGAGTTGGAAAATGTCATGCAGCGTGCGTTGGTGCTGTGCGATGGCCGCCGGATCACGACCGATGACATCATGCTCGATAGCGCTGAGATGCCTGCGCCCAAGGCAGATCCGGCACCCACCCGTCTGGCCCGTCGGCTTGCGGCGGCTGTCTGA